A segment of the Natrinema salaciae genome:
ATTCAGCATCGTGGATCGTGTGAGTGGCAGTCTGACGCAAACCGCCCTAGCGATCACCGATCTGCCTCCGCGCGATCACGGAAGTCGAGAAGTGGAACACCGAGCGCCAGGAGTCGATACCGATCGACGACCGACGGGTGAGAAGGCAGGCGACTCGCGTCGAAAGAGGGCCGAGTCGACGATTTTTCGGCCATCGGGTCAGCGCTCGGATACCGATCCGTTCGGTCACCGATTCGGTCGATGCTTACCGCGCGTCCTCGAGGTCCTCTAACGCGCCCGGGTTTTCGATGCTGCTCATGTCGCCCAGATCCTCGCCGGTGTAGGTCGCCTGAATGGCGCGGCGGATGATCTTGCCCGATTGCGTCTTGGGGAACTCGTCGACGAACAGCACTTCGCGCGGGCGGAACGGTTTGCCGAGTTCCTCCCCGACCTGTGCGCGAAGTTCTTCGCGGAGATCGTCCGTTTCGTCGATCCCGTCCTCGAGGACGACGTAGGCGACGACGGCGGTTCCGGTAGTGTCGTCGGGCGCGCCGATGGCGGCCGCCTGGTTGACGGCTGCGTGATCGATGAGCGCACCTTCGACCTCCGCCGGGCCGACTTTTCTGCCGGCTACGTTGAGGGTGTCGTCGGCGCGGCCGTGGAGGAACCAGAAGCCGTCCGCATCCTTCTGGGCCCAGTCGCCGTGGTCCCACATGTCCTCGAACGTCGACCAGTACTCGTCGAGATAGCGTTCGTCGCCCGACCACAGGGACTTGGTCATCGATGGACATGAGTCGCGGGCGACCAGGTAGCCGCGTTCGTTGTCCTCCCTGATCGAGTTCCCGTCGCGGTCGACGATATCGATGTCCATCCCGAGGCCGGGGCCGCCGAGCGTACAGGGTTTGAGCGGTTCCGTCGGCAACGGCATCAGGAAGCAGCCGCAGATCTCGGTGCCGCCGGAGATGTTGATGATCGGACAGTCGCCGTCACCGACGTTCTCGTAGAACCAGTGCCAGGATTCGGGGTCCCAGGGTTCGCCCGTCGACCCCAGAATCCGCAGGCTCGAGAGGTCGTACCCCTCGAGCCAGTCGTCGCCGTGCTTTCGCAGCGCCCGGATTGCGGTCGGCGAGATCCCGAACTGGGTGAGCTTGTGGCGGTCAATCATCTCCCAGAAGCGGTCCGGTTCGGGATGGTCGGGCGCACCCTCGTACATGAAGACGGTGCCGCCGAAAGTGTGGGTGCCGATCAGGGACCACGGTCCCATCATCCAGCCGATATCGGAGACCCAGAAGAATCGGTCGGCGGGCTTGAGGTCCATCCCGAAGTAGACCTCCTTGGGACACTGGACCTGTACCCCGGCGTGGGTGTGGACGATCCCCTTCGGCTTCCCCGTCGTCCCCGAGGAGTACAGCAGCATCGACTCCTGGCTCGAGTCCAGGGACTTCGTCTCGTAGTCGTCGTCCTGCGCCTCGACGGCGTCGGTCCACCACTCGTCGCGGTCGTCGTTCCAGGGGATCTCGTGCTCGCTGCCCCGATCGCTCGAACCCAACCTGTCGAAGACGATCGTGTGCTCGACGTGGCCCGCCTCCGCGATCGCTTCGTCGGCGGCGGACTTGAGGAAGACCGGATCGCCGCGGCGGTAGAAGCCGTCGCCGGTGAACAGCACAGCCGGTTCCGAGTCGGCGATCCGGGTCGCGGCCGCGTCCACGCCGAACCCGGAGAAGATCGGGACCGCGATCGCACCGACCTTGAAACAGCCGTAGAGGATCGAGACGACCTCGGGCACCATCGGCATGTAGAGTCCGACCGTGTCGCCCGTCCCGACGCCGCGCGCCTCGAGCGCGTTCGCGACCTGGTTCGCCCCCCGGTGGAGTTCGTGGTAAGTCACCTCGCGGACCTCGCCGTCCTCGCCCTCCCAGATGGTCGCGACTTTGTTCCGTCGCTCCTCGTCGACGGCGGCGTGACGGTCCACGACGTTGTGGGCGATGTTGAGTTCCCCGCCGGGGTACCAGTCGGCGAACTGCGGCCCCTCGCTGTCGTCTCTCACTTCGTCGTACGCCTCGTAGAACTCGATGTCGAGGTAGTCGACCAGTTCGTCCCAGAACCAGTCGACGCCGCTCTCGGGCTCGTCCTCGAGGGCCATCGTCGTCCGTTCGATCAGGTCCTCGTAGTCGTCGATCCCGTACTCCCGCATGAACTCGTCGACGTTCGTCGACTCGACGAACTCCCGGCGTGGCTCGTGGGCGATCTCGTCGATGTCCTCGAGACTGGGGCTGGTGTTCCCGGACATTGTTACTCGTAGGTAAGGGTCATACCACCATCAAACAACAGGTCGTCACCGTCGAGGGCCGGCCGAGATCGAAGACGCCGAGCAGGAAGCGGTTGGCGACGGCGAGAT
Coding sequences within it:
- a CDS encoding AMP-binding protein, encoding MSGNTSPSLEDIDEIAHEPRREFVESTNVDEFMREYGIDDYEDLIERTTMALEDEPESGVDWFWDELVDYLDIEFYEAYDEVRDDSEGPQFADWYPGGELNIAHNVVDRHAAVDEERRNKVATIWEGEDGEVREVTYHELHRGANQVANALEARGVGTGDTVGLYMPMVPEVVSILYGCFKVGAIAVPIFSGFGVDAAATRIADSEPAVLFTGDGFYRRGDPVFLKSAADEAIAEAGHVEHTIVFDRLGSSDRGSEHEIPWNDDRDEWWTDAVEAQDDDYETKSLDSSQESMLLYSSGTTGKPKGIVHTHAGVQVQCPKEVYFGMDLKPADRFFWVSDIGWMMGPWSLIGTHTFGGTVFMYEGAPDHPEPDRFWEMIDRHKLTQFGISPTAIRALRKHGDDWLEGYDLSSLRILGSTGEPWDPESWHWFYENVGDGDCPIINISGGTEICGCFLMPLPTEPLKPCTLGGPGLGMDIDIVDRDGNSIREDNERGYLVARDSCPSMTKSLWSGDERYLDEYWSTFEDMWDHGDWAQKDADGFWFLHGRADDTLNVAGRKVGPAEVEGALIDHAAVNQAAAIGAPDDTTGTAVVAYVVLEDGIDETDDLREELRAQVGEELGKPFRPREVLFVDEFPKTQSGKIIRRAIQATYTGEDLGDMSSIENPGALEDLEDAR